TCCAAAAGCAAATCCCAAAGGAAGAATCGAAAAGGCCAGCATGCCTATTAGTTGTGGGGCAATAAAAAAATACCCCCACCATTTTCGCTTAGAATCATTCATCAGTGGTTCCTCCTATTAACATGATCATTTGTAAAAGGAGCCAGAGCAATCACGCTGACTCCTCCGTGCTTTTTTATGATTCTTCAAGCATTTCTCTAGCAACATCAGCAGCCTTATCAATTGCTTCTTCTGGAGTTAGATCCCCAAGTAACATCACTTCATAAATGTCTTCAAGTTCTTTGTTTAATCCAGGCGCGGTAAATTCATAGCCAACTACTCGCCCGGTCTGTCGTGCGTCTAACAAGTATGAACCATGCTCTGGTTTATCTTGATTCACAACAACTTCATCAATGCCTTCAACGGATGGGACGGCATTCCCTTCACCATCTAATCTCGTTTCCTGTCCTAATTGAGAGGTGTAGAATGAGACAAATTCTTTGGCTTCTTCTACATGATCCCCTTTGGCATTCGCGCTCATGTAAGCGGTTGCAATATTAACGCTAGGTATTTCTTCATCTGTGTTTGTTGGCCATGGAATATAATCAAAATCAATGCTTGTTTCTAAAAACATAGGAGTTAACCATCGTCCAGCTGCTACCATTCCTACTTGGTTGGACATAAACATCGCGTCCATTCCTTGACCTTCAGGTAGTGTGCCGGCGAAGATAAAGTTTTTCTCACTAACCATTCGCTCTACAAATTCAAACGCTTCAAGTGTCAAATCGTTCTCATCAGCAACGATCTGGTTATCCTCTTCAAATAATCCACCGTTTGCCCATACCCAATTAATGATATTTCCGTGCCCGCCCTCTTGTACAAAGCCATATTTTCCGGCATCACGTAGTTCGGAAGTTACCTCTTCCATCGCTTCCCAATTCCAGTTACCTTCATCAAAATACTCTTGAGGCGACTTGATCCCCGCTTCTTCAAACATACCTTTGTTGTAATACATCAAAAATGGATTACAATCAACAGGCAGTCCATAGATTTGATCATCTTTTTGTGACGCCCCCCATAACCCGTCGGCAAACTCATCTGCTTTTACATGAGACGCGTCAGAGTTTAAAAAGTCATTTAACGGCTCGATCGTTCCATTTGAAATCAAAGTAGAAATATCCTCTGCCCCTACATAAAATAAATCTGGCGCCTGCCCACCTTGAAGCCTCGTGGTTAGCGTTTGAAAATAATTGTCATTCGGGATTCCTGTCAGGTCCACCTCGACGGTATCACTTTGTTCATTAAATGCATCTACAGCACGTTGATAAACCTTTAACTCTGCAGGGTTGCCCCATGCAGAGAAGGTTAATTCTACCTTGCCATCACCCGATGACCCTGAGCTTGAGCATGCACTCAGGGCGATTAAACCAACTGCCATTCCTCCTAGCACTAACACACCAGACCTTTTTTTCATGATGTACTCCCCCAAAATTTATTTTGTCCATCATTGGTACTTTGGTAAGTAGTCCCCATGAGCCTCTATTAGTTCATCACACATCGAAACAATATCATCAATAGATAACTCCGCTTTTGTATGTGGATCAAGTAAGGCGGCTTGGTAAATGTAATCTCGTTTTTTTGTGACTGCAGCTTCAATGGTTAGGAGCTGCGAGTGAATATTTGTATGGTTTAAACCAGCAAGTTGAAGTGGCAACTCGCCAACAAAGGTCGGAGTGATACCACTACGATCTGCAATACAAGGAACTTCTACCGTTGCTTTTGTTGGTAGATTAGTGATTAGGTTTCCAGTATTAAGTACGTTCCCACCGAATTTAAATACTTGATTAGTTTCAATCGCTTCGATAATCTGTGAACCATATTCCTTTGAACGTGTATGTGTAACACCTTCTGATGTGAGTGTTTTTTGAACCTTTTCCCAATTTGCGATTTGTTCTTCACAACGTCGCGGATATTCATCAAGTGGGATATTTAATTGCTCAATCAACTCAGGATAGTTTGACTTGATAAAGTATGGATGATACTCTGCGTTGTGTTCAGATGATTCGGTTACATAATAACCAAAGTGCTCCATTAATTTAAAACGAACCATATCGTGATGGCGCTCCTGTTGCTTTTCTAATGCTTTTCTTTTGATTTCAGGATAGAGATCTACTCCATCTTGTTTGACCTCGAGCAACCATGCCATATGGTTAATGCCTGCTATTTTTTCCTCGATCCGAGAATGGTCCATTCCTAGATTTTTAAATAGCTCTTTTGTGCACGCTTGAACACTGTGACATAGTCCTACAGACTTTACGCCGGAATGCTGTTGCAAGGCTCCCATAAGAGTGGCCATTGGATTGGTATAATTCATAAACAACGCATCAGGTGCAACATCCTCAATATCTCTCGCAAAATCTAACATGACTGGTATCGTTCTCAACGAGCGAAAAATTCCACCTATTCCAACGGTGTCTGCAATAGTCTGACGTAATCCATATTTCTTTGGAATCTCAAAATCAATCACCGTACTTGGTTTGTAGCCACCTACTTGAATAGCATTGAATACATATTTGGCACCTTGTAACGCTTGCTTGCGATCTTGATACGAGCGAATCGTAACATCTGCATCAAGTGCCTCTGCCAACTGTGTTAATAAGTTTTGTGATTCACTCATTCGTTTCTCATCAATATCATACAAAGCAAATTCAAATCCCTGTAGAGCTGGTACTAACATACAATCACCAAGAACATTTTTTACAAATACAGTACTACCTGCCCCAATAAACGTAATTTTAGACATTAATTATACCTCCATCATCATTTCGTTCTGTTAAGAAAAACAAATTATTGCTATACTAGCTATAAAATCATCATACAATGAAAACGCTTTCTTATATACGGTAATTAAATCTGTATGTAGGGTAAATTAGTTGCAACTGCATTCCATTTTCTCATTATAAATTGTTTTAATGGAGGTTAGGTTTATGCTAAATAAGAAGGACCTGCTCATGAATCAAATGTACGAATTTGATTTTAATCAATTAAACCACTTACCATCAGTGTTGCTAACAAACGTTGGCTTGGGAAACTCGTTCTGAGACTACCTATGATTACCATGGTCTCACCAGAAAGCACGATCATGGATTTTTAATTTTTCAATATACATTGTCAGGAGTAGGTTGTCTTGAGTATGGTGGGAAACAGTACCGTCTGCAAGCAGGCGATGCCTTTTTTGTGTCTGTGCCAAGTGATCACCGATATTACGTTCCGAGTAATGAAGAGCCGTGGGAATTTGTCTTTTTAACATTAGGGGGGCATGAAGCCGAGAAAATTTGGAGAAATATTGTGTCGGTAAAAGGACCGGTTACTTCAATTGGTCGAAACGAACCGATCATTAAGCTGTTGTTTTCAACGATTGAGGAAACGATGTCTGATCGCTTAGAGGATCCGTTCCAGGCTTCTTTACATGGTTATCAGTTTCTACTTGCTTGCATGAAGCATTTTTTATGTTATCGTGAACCAGAAACAGAACCTCACAGCTTTAGGCAGGCGATACGTTTTATCGAAGAGAACTACCATCAACCAATTTCACTAGAAGATATTGCAGAAAGTGTCCATTTATCACGCTATGCCCTACTTAGACTATTTAAACAACATGCGCAAACTACTCCTATCCAGCATCTCAATCAACTACGGATACAGCATGCATGCCGAATGTTAACGTATACAAATAAACCAATTAAGGATATTGCAGTTGAGATCGGTTATGCCAATGCGAATTATTTTAATAAAGCCTTTCGAAAAGCAATGGGCATGTCGGTTGGCACGTATAGGACGAATAATCGATAGGAACTCGGTGATTGGAAAGTCAGCTCAGCCATAAAAAGCCTCTTTGGAATGGATCCCGAGGCTTTTTCTGTCTAATTTTATATAGAGATCTTTAAATCCTTCACGTATTGAGCTGTTCCGCTAATGGCAATGGATAGCCCGGCTTCTTTCCTAGTCACATGTACGTGTACACGACCGTTTTTGCCGATCTCCTGTCCTTGTTCCACCATTAACTCATAAGGCTCATCGCCAGGTTTTATA
The nucleotide sequence above comes from Alkalicoccobacillus plakortidis. Encoded proteins:
- a CDS encoding ABC transporter substrate-binding protein encodes the protein MKKRSGVLVLGGMAVGLIALSACSSSGSSGDGKVELTFSAWGNPAELKVYQRAVDAFNEQSDTVEVDLTGIPNDNYFQTLTTRLQGGQAPDLFYVGAEDISTLISNGTIEPLNDFLNSDASHVKADEFADGLWGASQKDDQIYGLPVDCNPFLMYYNKGMFEEAGIKSPQEYFDEGNWNWEAMEEVTSELRDAGKYGFVQEGGHGNIINWVWANGGLFEEDNQIVADENDLTLEAFEFVERMVSEKNFIFAGTLPEGQGMDAMFMSNQVGMVAAGRWLTPMFLETSIDFDYIPWPTNTDEEIPSVNIATAYMSANAKGDHVEEAKEFVSFYTSQLGQETRLDGEGNAVPSVEGIDEVVVNQDKPEHGSYLLDARQTGRVVGYEFTAPGLNKELEDIYEVMLLGDLTPEEAIDKAADVAREMLEES
- a CDS encoding alpha-glucosidase/alpha-galactosidase; translated protein: MSKITFIGAGSTVFVKNVLGDCMLVPALQGFEFALYDIDEKRMSESQNLLTQLAEALDADVTIRSYQDRKQALQGAKYVFNAIQVGGYKPSTVIDFEIPKKYGLRQTIADTVGIGGIFRSLRTIPVMLDFARDIEDVAPDALFMNYTNPMATLMGALQQHSGVKSVGLCHSVQACTKELFKNLGMDHSRIEEKIAGINHMAWLLEVKQDGVDLYPEIKRKALEKQQERHHDMVRFKLMEHFGYYVTESSEHNAEYHPYFIKSNYPELIEQLNIPLDEYPRRCEEQIANWEKVQKTLTSEGVTHTRSKEYGSQIIEAIETNQVFKFGGNVLNTGNLITNLPTKATVEVPCIADRSGITPTFVGELPLQLAGLNHTNIHSQLLTIEAAVTKKRDYIYQAALLDPHTKAELSIDDIVSMCDELIEAHGDYLPKYQ
- a CDS encoding AraC family transcriptional regulator translates to MAWETRSETTYDYHGLTRKHDHGFLIFQYTLSGVGCLEYGGKQYRLQAGDAFFVSVPSDHRYYVPSNEEPWEFVFLTLGGHEAEKIWRNIVSVKGPVTSIGRNEPIIKLLFSTIEETMSDRLEDPFQASLHGYQFLLACMKHFLCYREPETEPHSFRQAIRFIEENYHQPISLEDIAESVHLSRYALLRLFKQHAQTTPIQHLNQLRIQHACRMLTYTNKPIKDIAVEIGYANANYFNKAFRKAMGMSVGTYRTNNR